cctcctctctactcctcccctcctgtctcctctcctcctcccctcccctccctctcctcccctcctccctcctctcctcccctcccctccttcctgtctcctcctcctcccccactcttcctgtctcctctcctctcctcctctcttcctgtctcctctcctcccctctcctctcctctccactcctcccctcccctctcctctcctccccactcttcctgtctcctctcctcccctctctcctctctgcaggtTACTCCCATTGGAAAGGCCAGGTGTTGACAGCAGACGAGCTCCATGTTCTTTATGAAGGCATCAAACTGAACAACGTACACCACTATGACTATGTTTTAACAGGTGAATATTGTACCTGTATTCGTCACCTTTACACTGCTTAAAATAACATTGTCTCTAACTGGAGCACGTGATCATATTTCAGCAGTTAGACTCAGCTTCGTGTTTATTTGATCAttaggttgttttgttttgatgagaTTTTAGATCATATTCCCAAGgttaaatttgattaaaataatcCTGCTTCAATGCTCCCTCCAGTCTCATTCTCAGTCTCTTTACATTCAGTACTTGTGTGCAAATTGTAGCTGGATTTTGTCAAGTCAGACTTGAACTTAGATCACAGTGAAAATCTTGAGGATCTAATATATAgatgagaaattattttttttgtaactaaACGTGGTATTTAACAAAACTCGGCATTTAGTTTCACTTCACTGAAATGGATAACCACTGCCTAATCAGtaaacactacatttttttaacttactgCAGCTTCAGTGAGTATAATGATTGAAAggttttgaaaataatgaaaataaattgcatgatttatgtttgtgtgtgtgttgtgttgtgttgtgttgtgttgtgttgtgttgtgttgtgttgtgttgtatcgtattgtgttgtattgtattgtattcaGGGTATACCAGAGACACATCCTTCTTGGAGATGGTGGTGGACATTGTTCAGGAGTTAAAGAGAGCCAACCCCAACCTGGTGTATGGTAGGTATTCAGCCCATAACCACATGATTTCATTTAGTGTATGTTCTCTAGAAGCGGTCTTTCAGTTGAGGCACATCCAAGAGAACAGTGTcagaaaggcagaaaacatTAGAGTTGAGCATGAGTCATTATTTTTGTGCAAACATAAGTCCTTCTAGCAAAAGTTCAGATTCAAATTGTATCACTCAAGCTTGTGATTGGAGGAGAGCTTTAGTTTACAGGTCTTCAATGTATTGTATTGATACAGATGAGAAACTAATTGCTTATCCCTGTGGCCTGGAGCCAGCTTTTGACACTTTTGTCCTAAAAAGTCATCTTATTCAGCTTGTAGGCTgccttcatgtttttctttggcCACTCAGGGGCAGAAGTACTTTACTACATGTTGAAAAACACCACATCGGACATATTACCTCCTCATAAAGTTGTTAAAACAtgctagcaaacagttgccaatTTACACATCTGCATGCACATAGCAGCATTGGTAttcatttcagtcatgtttctgtcGACCCGATAAGAcctgtaagtccaatattcacagTCCTTTTACAGTAGCTCTCCTTTGGTCACCGGCAGAATCAGGAGAAATAGATCTGGTCCTTTAGCTGCTAgatgctccattatgttcaccacTCATTAACTTTGTTCTCCTGTTTGGTGTTGGGCAGGTAGCAGGCGGTGGGTACATTACAGAacattttggatgaaaacagCTGTCCGCTGCTGCTGGGAACAGGGGTGACGAGCGCAGATTTTTCTATAAGataaaagaggctaaaacagTCCGTAGAGCTACATAGTCTCTGTTGGTTTGTCACTTAGAGTGACCCCTTTGACATGGATTTGACAGTCATATGATACGTTGTTGATATGTAAAAAAGTAATTGGTGGCGCTTCAATAGGAGCAAAACCGCATTCAGCGGGCTTAGCCCACGATGAAACATAAGATTATGTCATATAGAGAAACAAAATCCCCTAACAGGATTGAATTAACAGTTAACAatatttgacacattttaagCGATAACCcagtaaataaattcattatCTTAACCAGCTTTATGAAGCTTGATGTTAATCTCCAGAGAAGGTCCAGTTTTTGCAGCGGACAACTCTTGggacgtctctctctctttctagcCAGGAGGATTTTCATATCATGTTTCACCAGTCAGTTTCACTCAAATCAACGCCGTTGAAGCTTGGCCTGTAGATACTGAGTTAGTGGATGTAGTGAAGACCAAATGCCACTGTTCAACGTAGTAAGCAACCAGAGGGTGACATgcataatgtgtttgtgtttattaaagTGCTTTTTGTTGTGCACAAAAAGTGCCGTGGTGTCGCTGGACAGCCAGCGTCATGTGATAAAAGGATGGAATTTACCTCCCTTTTCTCTAgtcaaaaaaaagtcagaagcTCTGTCCGTGGCTATGTTTCACTCTGGTCTTGTGAGACTCAGGGCTGCAGATCAAACCTTAAGACTTTTATGTGCTGTGTCCGTAACAAGTCTCATACCTGTTAGGTACTAAAGGTCGGCACCGGATGCTTAGGccttagtcttgtttacttGATTTTTGATCAAGTGTTTCCTGATTTAAACCATGATTCTGTTCATCTTAATatgaatttagaaaaaaaggccTCAGATAGTGGTGAGACAACATGAAACACAGATACATTACAGAAGCTTTTTATTATAGGTAGGTTGTTGTAGAACAGTACCGAAAAAGGTCCAAAATCTCAGGTATCATCTTGGCTCtgataatgaaacatttttaaataaattggaGAAATTAATATCTCTTGTCTGTATGATGTTGGAATTTATCTAGATAGAGTTTTTCCTCAAGACTTGTTgcttatgtttatgttttgaagATTTGAATTACTCtcattaatatttttgaattaaCAGTGTTGTCGCAAGAGGTGTCACTCGTGGTAACAAACccgcagagaattatcacccgactctgCAGTTTCTCCGCAGCCCTGCAGAGcgttttagcctctttcaggccattgctttggttttgtgGCCCACAACGTCACAGTTTTGGTTCTCATCAGTCTCGtttctagcagcagcagcagcagcagcagcaggcggtTGTTTTCAGAGACAAAGCTTTGATAAACTCACTGTATAGAACCTGCCCAGCACTGAACAGCAAAGAGACAGTTTGCAACTAGGTGGTGAACATAGAGGAGAAGGTGGAGAGCGAAACAAAGCAATGAAGACCTTTTTAGCACTGCATTTACCATATTAActttataaagtgataataAGTCAGTGCTATGtccaaaattaaattaaaatctaagCACCACTAGCAGGGCTGTTTAGTCATCTTTAAAGAGAGTGTAATGGTGGacgtttttctgtctgtctctcttcatgCTCGATTGGACCTGTTTACATCCACAAATCCAGTTTCATGCCTCCTATCACTGCAGCATTTATGTAATGTGATGATGTTTGGAGCTGTGCAGGTCTCTGCGTGGTGTCtgactgaatgtgtttttggcaTTTCAGTATGTGACCCCGTCCTCGGTGATCATGGATCTATGGTGAGGTTATTGGCAATTTTACActctatgtactgtatgtgcagttGTGTATCTTTGTTAATAGATTTTTAACAAGGTTCTGTGTGCCTTTAATGTGTGTGGGCGGGTTTTAGTGTttatccttgtgtgtgtttttatccgtatgtgtatgtgtgtgtgtgtgtgtgtgtgtgtgtgtgagagcgctTTAGTGCGTCGGTGTTGTGGGAATGTGTTACAAGGCTCATTTCTCAGTGACAGATGGATTATTGTGATCTGAATGAAGTACATATACACAGTGACTcagcgtgcatgtgtgtgtgtgtgtgtgttgtgcatatTTTACATTGTTCAGACATGTGGGACATTGCAGAcattttcagggattaagaTTCTGTCAGTTAGTGCTCACAAtttaaaaccatgaaaacaaagatCAAAGCAAACCGCTGGTTTAACTGAACGTGTAGTTCGTTTTCATTATGTTATGTGTTTCTAACCTGTGAGTCTCGATCCACAGTACGTTCCGCAGAATCTTTATCCGGTCTATAAGAACAAGGTGGTTCCTGTTGCTGACATTATTACTCCAAACCAGTTTGAGGCTGAGTGAGTAAAAGtgatttacttttatttacgtattttcttttttgcaaatgtgtatttttttttttatcctattaaatttaacattatatttctttaaattacCCACACCTCTTTGAGTTTGTAACTGAGTGACTGGCAGAGTATTGGTGCAAACCCTTTTTATGTAATGCCACTCATGTTGTTATCTAATACCTCCATTTTGTGGTCCCAGAAAGAATTGGGAAagaattaacagaaaatacGCCGTAGCTCCCATCTTATCCCCTGTTATCCCCCTCGCTTTAACCTTGTTAAGTTGTTTTATAGATACAGCTTTTATTCAATACTTTATAAGAATATCTCATAAGTACTCCTGTAGAGACTGTTTGCTCCAACACTCTAACACAGTGCAACCGTATGATGCCTATATTGAAATAAATGGTCAAAGCCAAGATGCCTTGAGTTCTATAGCTGCAAAGTTATATCAGCAATGAAGCAGATGCCTAAATACACATTTCTCCAGAACGTGGCCTTATATATTTGGTACCTCTGGAAACCTTTGGATCTTAAGtcacaattaaaataaagttctgagGATTTCAGCAATGCCTGACCACGCTACCTACATGGCTGTGCAAAGATGAACCTGCTGTACTGGTGAATCCTGCAGGGTGCAAGAGTTTAATTTCAGTGTCTCTGGTATACATTCTCAAGATACCGGTGTCTGTTGTGTAGttttgaattacattttaatgatcCCCATACAGAAACAGGCAGATATAAGGGGTTTTCGACATTTTTGTcggctgctttttttcccctgcattGACTAAATGGCTGCATGGATGAAAAACAGTAACATCAAACCACAGTTTAAGAAATGTCTGTGTCTCAACTCGAGTGCAGCTTCCCTGTCACGTTGCTCCACCTAGTGGTGTTTCTGTCTGCCTTCAGAATCagaataaaggttttttttttctgtatttcaaaaGATCACGACTTTGTagctttttcctcttgttgCACTTGTGTGTTCCAGTAACCAATATTAGTAGAATTAGTTGTTTGAAGGTTTCAGTAATGAGTCTTCTTTTAGACTTCCTTAGATTCTGAAATGGGAATTTCTGTGTTCTTCtgtttaatgtgtttctgtttgagtGCTATTGACATAATGGccatttgtttgcttgtgttttagATTATTGACAGGGAAAAACATCAGCACAGAGAAAGATGCTGTAGAGGTAACGGATCAAGTATTATCTaatccttcttttctttcttgcatcatttctttgtttacagAATAAGCTGTTGTGGTATTTTGACAACTTCCattgcttgatttttttaaatttttttcccctttatacACTTCCTGCTGACTACATACGTGCCCCGGTATCTCACTCACTGACTGTCTGCAGGTAATGGACCTTCTCCATGCTATGGGCCCAGACACAGTGGTCATCACCTCCTCTGATCTGCCCTCCAGACTGGGAGACCGCTTCCTGGTGTCGCTGGGCAGCCAGCGTCACGGTAGGTGATGTTTGAAAGAGTATGCTGtgcgtgtctgtatgtgtatgtttgtgacaTTAATTCCATGTAGTGGGAACAAACTAAATAAACCGTTTAACTCGTcgtgtctctgtttttctgtcctgttcAGTTCGTCCAGACGGCACAAGGACAACACAGAGAGTTCGAATAGAAGTTCCCAAAGTGGATGCCGTCTTCGTAGGAACCGGAGATTTGTTTGCTGCTATGCTGCTAGCGTGGACACACCACCACCCTAATGACCTAAAggtacaaacacatacacacactgctacCCAAGCGGCCAAAAGTAAAGGACCCACTTATTTACTGAGTCATAAAAGATAATAATTACTCCATTTTtactcattctctctctctctctctcagacggCATGTGAGAAGACTTTTTCAGTGATGCACCACGTTATCCAGAGGACCATATCTTATGCTCACGGTAGGAAATGTAGAACTTGTTTTCAATGGCCAAAGCTTTGACTTGGCTCCAAGATATCAAATTTATTCCAAAACAGATTGTGTAGGTGTGGCTGGTCAGGGTGCTTTGCATCAATGGCACAGTGTGtccaaacaatatttatatctataaaaaaaatgcataatatagctttgaaataaatgtttatctTTATTCGTCTCTGCTTTTTTATCTGCCCAACCCCTACCtacccctctctccctcagagTTAGCAGGTCCTGGTCGGAGGCCCAGTCCGCCCCAGCTGGAGCTGAGGATGGTTCAAAGTAAAGCTGACATAGAAGACCCTGCTATAGTTACGGAGGCCACGGTCATATCCTAACATTACCGACCCATAAGACTCATACTAACCTTGTTCTCTTCACCCATAAATATCTCAACTCCTGTATCTTGGTAAATCTCTCATCACTGTAAACCTTGAATGTCATCTCCTAACTTCAGCACCTCATAATCCAGACTCCTTAAACCCCTTAGTATCGTAATCCCTTTAGTCCCTACAACCTAAACCCTTTACCCTTTTAACTCCTCAGTGTCCTAACCCCTTAAACCGAACCCTTAACCCGTAACTCCTATGACCCTTGACCCTAACCGTGTTTTGGATCCAGAGCCATGGATAGACAGAAGGTTTTGGTGTGGTTGGACTGTGGCGGACTCTTGCTGCCTCTTCTCGGCTGCTCTATGGAAAGCTTTAGGGTTTAAGTGTTATTTTTCACTTCAAGATTGCTCTGATATAACTTAATTGCACAAATATGTTGTATAcgaaggatttaaaaaaaaaaaaaaaaaaacacacaaggctCATTATCACAATTGAGAAATTGTTTTTGGAGCTGTTAATTCAGAATTGAGTAAATGTGGGGTAGGTGTTTGTCCTTGGACCTTAGAGCAGTTATAGTCATTACGCTATTGATTTTCTGTAACTCTATCGTGGGGAGTGGAAAGTTGGGAGTGAATACAGAAAATTTTAGCAGGGAGCAAGAATGAAGAAGTCAATTgagaggaggagctgctgtCAGAAGtattttttcccactgtgaattcacatttgaaaatatctATCGGCACTCGCTGTTATAACACTTCTTACAAAACAGGGAAACTTCCTGGATTATTTCACAAttctatacacacacgcacgcacacacaatacTACAACCAAAAACTGATCCAAAATCGAAAGTGAATCCCAGCTACTGAATGTTACAGCATCTAAAAAGTTCTCCAAAACTCTAC
This region of Xiphias gladius isolate SHS-SW01 ecotype Sanya breed wild chromosome 11, ASM1685928v1, whole genome shotgun sequence genomic DNA includes:
- the pdxkb gene encoding pyridoxal (pyridoxine, vitamin B6) kinase b isoform X1; the protein is MECRVLSIQSHVVRGYVGNKSASFPLQVLGFEVDSINSVQFSNHTGYSHWKGQVLTADELHVLYEGIKLNNVHHYDYVLTGYTRDTSFLEMVVDIVQELKRANPNLVYVCDPVLGDHGSMYVPQNLYPVYKNKVVPVADIITPNQFEAELLTGKNISTEKDAVEVMDLLHAMGPDTVVITSSDLPSRLGDRFLVSLGSQRHVRPDGTRTTQRVRIEVPKVDAVFVGTGDLFAAMLLAWTHHHPNDLKTACEKTFSVMHHVIQRTISYAHELAGPGRRPSPPQLELRMVQSKADIEDPAIVTEATVIS
- the pdxkb gene encoding pyridoxal (pyridoxine, vitamin B6) kinase b isoform X2, translating into MIGYSHWKGQVLTADELHVLYEGIKLNNVHHYDYVLTGYTRDTSFLEMVVDIVQELKRANPNLVYVCDPVLGDHGSMYVPQNLYPVYKNKVVPVADIITPNQFEAELLTGKNISTEKDAVEVMDLLHAMGPDTVVITSSDLPSRLGDRFLVSLGSQRHVRPDGTRTTQRVRIEVPKVDAVFVGTGDLFAAMLLAWTHHHPNDLKTACEKTFSVMHHVIQRTISYAHELAGPGRRPSPPQLELRMVQSKADIEDPAIVTEATVIS